A region of the Apteryx mantelli isolate bAptMan1 chromosome 34, bAptMan1.hap1, whole genome shotgun sequence genome:
GGGGACGCGCGGTGGCCTACCTGGGGGGTGGTGGTTGGCGGCATAACCCTGGAGCGGGTGGGGGGCACCGTAGGGCTGCCGGTGCAGCAGGTCGGCGTCGGGGTGGGTCCCCCGCGAGCCCCCGTACACCAGGCTGCGGGGACACGTGTCACACGGCGGGGACGggtcacccgggggggggggacgggtcacacgagggggggggggacgcgcacgGAGCGAGCGGGGAGCGAGAACGGAGCGGGAATGAGCGGGAACGCGCACGAGGACCCAGCACCCTCCTGccgggggacacgcggggacccggcacacgaggacccggcaccctcccgccttggggacacgcggggacccggcgcgcgaggacccggcaccctcctccctggggacacgcggggacccggcgcacgaggacccggcaccctcctccctggggacacgcggggacccggcgcgcaaggacccggcaccctcctccctggggacacgcggggacccggcgcgcgaggacccggcaccctcctccttggggacacgcggggacccggcgcacgaggacccggcaccctcctccctggggacacgcggggacccggcgcgcgaggacccggcaccctcctccttggggacacgcggggacccggcgcacgaggacccggcaccctcctccctggggacacgcggggacccggcgcgcgaggacccggcaccctcctccctggggacacgcggggacccggcgcgcgaggacccggcaccctcctccctggggacacgcggggacccggcgcgcgaggacccggcaccctcctccctggggacacgcggggacccggcgcacgaggacccggcaccctcctccctggggacgcgcggggacccggcgcgcgaggacccggcaccctcctccttggggacacgcggggacccggcgcacgaggacccggcaccctcctccttggggacacgcggggacccggcgcgcaaggacccggcaccctcctcccTAGGGAcgcgcggggacccggcgcacgaggacccggcaccctcctgccttggggacacgtggggacccGGCGCacgaggacccggcaccctcctccttggggacacgcggggacccggcgcgcgaggacccggcaccctcctccctggggacacgcggggacccggcgcgcgaggacccggcaccctcctccctggggacacgcggggacccggcgcgcgaggacccggcaccctcctcctTGGGGAcgcgcggggacccggcgcgcgaggacccggcaccctcctccctggggacacgcggggacccggcgcacgAGGACCCGGGTCTTTAGCACCTTTCCTCCCGGTGCACCGGGTCCCCCTGTCCCCTCCTCCCGGTGCACCagggtccccgtgtccccaggtCCCCCAGCTCCCGGTGCACCGGGACTCAGCACCTCTCCCCCGGTTGCACCGGCTCCTGgcacctttccccccccccctcccgtgcACCGGGACCCAGCACCCCTGCACCCGCTGCACCGGGTCCCCAGATCCCTCAGCTCCCGCTGCACCGGGTCCCAGCACCTCTCCCCCCGGTGCACCGGGACCCCCGACCCTGCAGCACCCGGTGCACCGGGCTCCATGCACCCCTGCACCCGGTGCACCGGGTCCCCAGATCCCTCAGTTCCCGGTGCACCGGGCTCCTGCACTCCTGCAGCCGGTGCACCGGGCTCTGTGCACCTCTCCCCCCGGTGCACCGGGCTCCTGCAGCCCTGCACCCGCTGCACCGGGTCCCCAGATCCCTCAGCTCCCGGTGCACGGGGCTCCATGCACCTTTTGCCCCGGTGCACCGGGACCCCAGACCCTGCAGCACCCGGTGCACCGGGCTCAGTGCACCTCTCCCCCCGGTGCACCGAGACCCCCGACCCTGCAGCACCCGGTGCACCGGGCTCAGTGCACCTCTCCCCCCGGTGCACCGGGCTCCATGCACCTCTCCCCCCGGTGCACCGAGACCCCCGACCCTGCAGCACCCGGTGCACCGGGCTCAGTGCACCTCTCCCCCCGGTGCACCGGGCTCCATGCACCTCTCCCCCCGGTGCACCGAGACCCCCGACCCTGCAGCACCCGGTGCACCGGGCTCAGTGCACCTCTCCCCCCGGTGCACCGGGACCCCCGACCCTGCAGCACCCGGTGCACCGGGCTCCGTGCACCTCTCCCCCCGGTGCACCGGGctcctgcacccctgcacccgGTGCACCGGGACCCCCGACCCCGCAGCCCCCGGTGCACCGGGCTCCCCCCGGCGCCCTCCTCCGCCGCCCCATGCCGCCGCcccatgccgccgccgccgccggcgcgggcccCACCTGGCCTTGGCGGAGCGCTCGTAGGTccagccggggccggcggccaGCGGGTCCCCGAAGCCGGCGGCCGGGTAGTTCCTGTCcatgggggggggcgggcgggggccgcggcggccccggcgcgggaaGGCGgggcgggccgagccgggccccgcggccgggcacCGGGCCCCGGCGACCGGGCCCGGAGCCGGGgccaaggggaagggaaaggggggggggaaggggagggagggagcggcgcgggccccgccgcggcggcgcccccggggccgggccgggcggctgggccgggggcggcggagggcggcggcggcggcggcggcgggagcggtcACGGAGCGGCCATGTTCgctgggcagcgctgccgccgctTCCTCCCACAatcccccgcggccgccgcggcggcaggggcggggcggcgcggggcggcgcggggcgagctgccggcggcggcggcggcggcggcggctcctctgAGGGGCCGCGCggatcccccccccacccccctcccctgcccccggGACCGGGAGCCCCAACGGGACCGGGTTTCCCTCACGGATCCCCCCCGGGACCGACTTCCCCCCCCGGATTCCCCCCCCCGGGACCGGGTTTCCCTCACGGATCCTTCCCCCGGCACCGGGAGATCCAACGGGACCGGGTTTCCCTCACGGATCCTTCCCCCGGCACCGGGAGATCCAACGGGACCGGGTTTCCCTCACGGATCCTTCCCCCGGCACCGGGAGATCCAACGGGACCGGGTTTTCCTCACGGattccccccccccgggaccgggAGCCCCAACGGGACCGGGTTTCCCTCACGGATCCCCCCCCGGGACCGACTTCCCCTCACGgatccccccccccgggaccgggTTTCCCTCACGGATCCTTCCCCCGGGACCGGGAGCCCCAACGGGACCGGGTTTCCCTCACGGATCCTCCCCCCGGCACCGGGAGCCCCAACGGGACCGACTTCCCCTCACGGATTCCTCCCCCGGGACCGGGTTCCCCTCACGGATCCCCCCCCGGGACCGACTTCCCTTCACGGATCCTCCCCCCGGGACCGGGAGCCCCAACGGGACCGACTTCTCCTCACGGattccccccccccgggaccgggAGCCCCAACGGCACCGGGTTTTCCTCACGGATCCCACTCCCAGCACCGGCTTCCCCTcacagattcccccccccccccgggaccgggAGCCCCAACGGCACCGGGTTTCCCTCACGGACCCCCCCTCGGGACCAGGACCCCTCAGACCCCCCCCAGGGACACGCGTGGGGGCCGAGCTCTCACACATGCACCACGGCTCACACACGCGTGTGCTCTGGGCGCAGGCGTGCGCATGGGGCCCACACATGTACATCAGGCTCACACACATGTAGCGGGCTCGCATGGGTGTTCTGGGGTCACACGTGTGCTGGGCTGTCACACGTGCTCTAAAATTGTACACGCCTTACTTTTACATGCACGCGCATGTATTATATATGTGCTGGTGTCACATGCGTGTGCTGATTTCTGACACGTACTCTAGATTTGTACGTATGTTCTGCTCTCACGCATATGTATGTTTTATACCTGTACAAATCTTACATACGTGTTCTGCTTTTACATGCATGTACCACATTCATGTGTGTGCTGCAGGCTCATATATGTACTCCAAGCTCACACACGTGTACTGATCTCACATGCGTCTGTGGGTTTTACACACGTGTTCAGCACTTAAGCATATGTCATGCATGCATTCTCTAGGCTCACACGCGTGTTTGGGTCTCATATATGTTCAGGTTTCACACACGTGCTTGGGTCTCACATGTGTATTTGAGGCTCACACAGGTGTTCCGGGCTCACACGCATGTTCGGGTCTCACACGTGTTCAGGGTTCACACGCATGTTCCAAGCTCACATGTTCAGGTCTCACACACGTGTTTGGGTCTCACACACGTGCTCTGGGCTCACATGCACGCTCGGGACTCACACGCATGTTCGGGTCTCACGCGTGTTCGGGGCTCCCTCCCTGCCACAGCCCCGCCAGTGCCTGGAGGACCACGAATCCCATCATgccccggggctgggctgggcggggaagggaggggggccgcgggggccgctgggagctgtagtcccgcCTTTCCCGCCCCGCCGGCCTCGACGCCCGAttggccgcgcggcgccgcccgtGTCCCGCCTCCCGCCAATGGGGGGCAGCACCGCGGCAAGCCCCGCCCCCCTGTGTCGCACTAGGCTCGTGCAAGGCACACGCGTGTCGTCGTGGGAGGCTGAGGGCAGTGGGATTCCTGGGTGGTAACTGGGGTAAACTGGGGGGTAACTGGGAGCCACTGGGGGTAACCGGGAGGGAACGCGAGCGCCCAGTACTGGGGatactggggggaactgggacgTAACTGAGAGGTGACTGGGGAGCAACTGGAGGAGACTTGGGGGGAAGTAGGGGGACTGGGGGCaactgggaggaactgggggCAACTGGGAGGAAACTGAGGGCAACTGGGGGCAACTGGAGGGAATCAGGGTAACTGGGGAGTAACTGGGGAGAACTGGGAGGAAGTGGGAGGTAACTGGGAGGCCTTGGGGGGAACTGGAGTGAACTGGGAGGTAACTGGAGGGTCACAGGGGCgactggggggcggggggggcccggacgcctgggtcccgccggtgggggcggggcggggcggggtggggcggAACCTCCGCGCGGCAgcgccgggtcgggccgggccgctcCCGCGGCTGCACCCAGGCGCCGCCCGGAAACGCGCCACCACTTCCGGTCGCGCCACTTCCGGCTTCCGGCGCGGCGGGGCAGAAgcgccggggcgggcagcgggggtGCAACCGCCTAAGctttccctccctccatctccgcctcggacgcctgggccctctcggGAGCGAGCAGCCTCGTGCgtagagcgggggggggggggcaccgggacgcctgggcccctttttgggggggggcaccgggacgcctgggccccgccagcaccccctgacccccccccttcTTTGCCTCACCCCCAGGGCGGCGGCCATGACGCGCCACGGCAAGAACTGCACGGCGGGCGCCGTGTACACCTACCACGAGAAGAAGAAGGACACGGGTgaggcgccgcggggggggggacatgcgTGGGGGGGAGACGCGTGGGGGGGGACCCACGCGTGTGCGTGacccccgcccccgcgcagccgccTCGGGCTACGGCACGCAGAACGTGCGCCTCAGCCGCGACGCCATCAAGGACTTCGACTGCTGCTGCCTCTCGCTGCAGCCCTGCCGCGACCCCGTGGTGACGTGAGTCTGCTGGGGGGGTCCCCGaaatcctccccccccaaaacccccccctgGGAGTCCCCCAAGCCCCACAGGGAcaccccagacccccccaggagccccccaaccccccctgGGACACCCCAGACCCCCTCAGGGACCCCCTaagccccccaggagcccccccagccccccccaggacacccccaaaaCTCCCTGAGACCCCTCTTTAAAGCCCTAGACCCCCCCCAAATACCTGGGGACACCCCAGTCCTCCAGGGGACACCCCAAAACCCCAGGGGacaccccagacccccccccaggaccccttgAGTCCCCCCGGGACCCCTTGAGCCCCCCAAGGAGCCTCCTGGGACCCCTTTgagcccccccccaggacccctgggtgccccccacccccccaagggCCCCTCGCGGGGGTTtagggggggggacgggggggggtcccgggcgcCCCCCCCGTGACGCCGCCTGCGCCGCAGCCCCGACGGCTTCCTGTACGAGCGCGAGGCCATTTTGGAATACATGATCCGGCAGAAGCGCGACATCGCCCGCCAGACCAaggtggggcccaggcgtccgggggggggcccaggcgtccgggcacagGGAACCCAGGCATCTGGAGAGggagcccaggcatccagggagggggcccaggtgtccgggggatcccaggcatccaggggagggagcccaggtgtccggggaagggcccaggtgtccgggtgggtGACCCAGGCGTGcggggcgaggggcccaggcgtccggggcagggcccaggtgtctgaggtgagggcccaggcgtccggggggggaacccaggcgtctggggcgaggggcccaggcgtccggggggggaacccaggtgtccgggaagggctcAGGTGTCCGGGCGGGTGATGCAGGTGTCCGAGTGGgcacccaggcgtccgggaggggcccaggcgtccaggcgggGTGACGCGGGCGTGCGggcaagggggcccaggcgtccgggaagggcccaggcgtccgggtgggtgACCCAGGTGTgcgggcgaggggcccaggcgtccaggcgggcacccaggcatccagggtgaggggcccaggcgtccgggagggacccaggtgtccgggcgggTGACGCGGGTGTGcaggcgaggggcccaggcgtccgggcaggtgACGCAGGAGtctggggaggggcccaggcgtccggtgtGGTGACGGGGGCGtgcggggagggggcccaggcgtccgggcgggcacccaggtgtccggggcgaggggcccaggcgtccgggcgggtgaCAGGGGCGTGcgggcgaggggcccaggtgtccggggcgaggggcccaggcgtccgggtgggtgACGGGGGCGTGCGGGCGggaacccaggtgtccggggcgaggggcccaggcgtgcgGGCGGGTGACGGGGGCGTGtgggcgaggggcccaggtgtccggggcgaggggcccaggcgtccgggcgggtgaCGGGGGCGTGtgggcgaggggcccaggtgtccggggcgaggggcccaggcgtccgggcgggtgaCGGGGGCGTGTgggtgaggggcccaggtgtccggggcgaggggcccaggcgtccgggcgggtgaCGGGGGCATGCaggtgaggggcccaggtgtccggggaggggGGCCCAGGCGTGCGGGCGGGTGatggggggcgcgcgggcgggcacccaggtgtccggggcgaggggcccaggtgtccggggcgggggcccaggcgtccgggcgggtgaCGGGGGCGTCCggggcggggcccaggcgtccgggcaggtgACGGgggcgtccggggagggggcccaggcgtccgggtgacgggggcggggggcgcgcagGCCTACGAGCGGCAGCGGGCGCAGCGGCGCCGCGAGCGGGAGCAGCGAGGCCGCGCGGGGGCCGAGGCCGCCGTCCGCGGCTTCCTGGAGACCGAGGGCGCCATCGTCAGCCGctcgctgccccacggcgccgccgggccctcgggtgcgcggggggggcgctggggggccgcgggggggttatgggggcgctagggggcaggagggggcctcGGGGGGGGGCtagggggcaggagaggggttatagggggggttatggggcaggaggggggttatgggggggctatggggcaggaggagggttatgggggtgctatggggcaggagggggcctcAGGGGGGGCTATGGAGCAGGAAGAGGGTTAtgggggggtgcaatggggcaggaggggggttatggggggcctatggggcaggagaggggctctggggggggctatggggcaggaggggtgttatggggggcgctatggggcaggaggggggttcTGAAGGGGCTCTCGGGGGGCTATGGGGCAAGAGAGGGGCTCTAGGGAAGATTatgggggcgctatggggcaggaggggggctctgggggcagctgtggggcaggaggggtgctCTGGTGGGCTCtatggggcaggaaggggggctcgggggggctaTGGGTGCactatggggcaggagagggattataggggtgctatggggcagcagAAGGGTTCTGGGGGGCATCTATGGGGCAGGAAGGGGGTtatgggggggctatggggcaaGAGAGGAGTTATGAGGGGAGTTATGGAGCAGGaggggggctctgggggcagtatggggcaggagggggggttatgggggggttatggggggctatggggcaggaggagggttaTGGGGGGGCTATAGGGCAGGAGGGGGGATccaggggggccgtggggcagccgtggggctgacgcccccccccgcccccccccccagcgccccccggcccggagccGCAGGCCCTGCCCAGCTTCTGGATCCCGTCGCTCACCCCTGAGGCCGACGCCGGGCGGCTGCCCAAGCCCGTGAgtcctgccccacggctgccccatagctgccccacagcaccccacagCCACCCCATGGCTGCCATGgtgccccacggccacccacGGCTGCACCACGGCTGCCATGGCACCCCACAGTGtcccacagctgccccacagctgccccacagccaccccatggtgccccacggctgccccacggctgccccacggctgccccacagccaccccatggcaccccacactgccccatggctgccccacagcaccccacgcTGCCCCACAGTGCCCCATGGCATCCTAcggtcctgccccacagcaccccggcCAGGGTGGGATCGGGGGGGGGGCGGTTCTAgcatgggggcccaggcgtccgagggggcccaggcgtccgggcgcaggaCCCCATGGCGCGGGGCAGTCCGGGGAGGGGACACCGggctccgaggggcccaggcgtccgaggggcccaggcgtccgggcgcaggaCCCCATGGCACAGGGCGGttcggggggggggacaccgggctccgagggggcccaggcgtccgaggggcccaggcgtccgggcgcaggaCCCCATGGTACAGGGCGGTCCGGGGGGGGTGGCAGCGTgctccgagggggcccaggcgtccgaggggcccaggcgtccgaggggcccaggcgtccgggcgcaggaCCCCGTGGCGCGGGGCGGTTCGGGAGGGTGGCAGGGTGctccaagggggcccaggcgtccgaggggcccaggcgtccgggcgcaggaCCCCGTGGCACAGGGCGGTCCGGGGGGGTGGCAGCCTgctccgagggggcccaggcgtccgaggggcccaggcgtccgggcgcaggaCCCCGTGGCACGGGgcagtccggggggggggggggacaccgggctccgagggggcccaggcatccgagggggcccaggcgtccgaggggcccaggcgtccgggcgcaggaCCCCATGGCACAGGGCGGTCCGGGGGGGTGGCAGCGTgctccgagggggcccaggcgtccaaggggcccaggcgtccgggtgcaggACCCCATGGCACAGGGCGGTCCGGGGGGGGTGGCAGCGTgctccgagggggcccaggcgtccgaggggcccaggcatccgggcgcaGGACCCCATGGCACAGGGCGGTCCGGGGGGGTGGCAGCGTgctccgagggggcccaggcgtccgagggggcccaggcatccgagggggcccaggcgtccgggcgcaggaCCCCATGGCACAGGGCGGTtcgggggggggacaccgggctccgaggggcccaggtgtccgaggggcccaggcgtccgggcgcaggaCCCCATGGCGCAGGGCGGTTCGGGGGGGTGGCAGGGTGctccaagggggcccaggcgtccgaggggtccaggcgtccgggcgcaggaCCCCATGGCACAGGGCGGTTCTGGGGGGGACACCGggctctgaggggcccaggcgtccgagggggcccaggcgtccgagggacccaggcgtccgggtgcaggACCCCGTGGCGCGGGgcggttcggggggggggggggacaccgggctccgagggggcccaggcgtccgagggacccaggcgtccgggcgcaggaCCCCCATGGCACAGGGCGGTTCGGGGAGGGGGGACACCGggctctgaggggcccaggcgtccgagggggcccaggcgtccgggcgcaggaCCCCATGGCACAGGGCGGTTTCGGGGAGGGGGGACACCGGgctccgagggggcccaggcgtccgaggggcccaggcgtccgagggacccaggcgtccgggcgcaggaCCCCGTGCTGCGCTGCCCCATGAGCGGGCGCCCGCTGCGCCGCCGCGACCTGGTGTCCGTGCGCTTCCGCGCCGCCGAGCCGGGCCTGGAGCGCGTCGCCCTGCTCACCCGCCGCGACCGCTACGTCTGCGCCGTCACCGGCGACGTGCTGGGCAACGCCGTGCCCTGCGCCGTGCTGCGCCCCTCGTGAGTGCCCCCCCCGCGTCCCTAATTGCCCCCCCCGCGCGTCCCTAATTGCCCCCCCGGATCCTTAATTGCCCCCCTGGGATCCCTAATTGCTCCTTTGGGACCCTTAATTCCCCCGGGCACCGTGGAATAGGTCAGCACTGGGGTTGGCACCGTCCTGTGCCCATTATGAGTGTTTTAAttgcccccccgggacccctaaTTGCCCCCCCCGGGCCCCTAATTGCCCCCCCGGATCCTTAATTGCCCCCCTGGGACCTCTAAGTGCCCCTTTGGGACCCTTAATTCCCCCCTGGGCACCGTGGAACAGGGCAGCGCTGGGGTTGGCACCGTCCTGTGCCCATCATGAGTGTCTTAATTGCCCCCCCGGGACCCTAATTGCCCCCCTGGGACCCTAAGTGCTCCCTGGGATCCCTAATTGCCCCCCCGGTACCCATAGCTGCTCCCTCGGACCCCTAAgtgccccagggacccccccaactgccccccgtGATCCCTAACtgccctggggaccccccccacctgccccctgtgacccctaactgccccggggaccccccaACCACCCCCTGTGACCCCTAACTgctccagggacccccccccaactgcccccgtGACCCTTAACTACCCCTCGTGACCCcttcccaggccccccccccacccccagggttgttccctgggaccccccccaccctgggaccccccccctgTCCCGGGATCCCCCCCCACCCTGGGATTCCCCCCCCTTCATCGTGGGGTCCCCCCCAATTCCTGGggtctcccccccaccccgggatgcgcccccccccccagcagcccccactGACGGGGGGgtccgttggggggggggggcgcagggggcGGCGGTGGTGACGCTGGCCTGCGTCGAGCGCCTCATCCGCAAGGACATGCGGGACCCGGTGAGCGGCGCCGCCCTGGCCGAGAGCGACATCATCGTGCTGCAGCGGGTccgtgcggggccgggggggtcgggggggtctctggggggggGTCGAGGGGTCCTCAGGGGGGTTGGGGGTGTCTGGGGAGTCCTGAAGgagtttgggggggtcctgggagtCCGGAGGAGTCTGGGGGGGGGTAATGGGGGGCTGCAAGGGTCTCTTGGAGGGGGGGCAGAAGGGATGGGGGGgccccctatagccccccccccacactcctcttttcccccccccttccagggtGGCACCGGCTTCGCTGGCTCCGGGATCTGCCTG
Encoded here:
- the LOC136994930 gene encoding LOW QUALITY PROTEIN: nitric oxide synthase-interacting protein-like (The sequence of the model RefSeq protein was modified relative to this genomic sequence to represent the inferred CDS: substituted 1 base at 1 genomic stop codon) codes for the protein MTRHGKNCTAGAVYTYHEKKKDTAASGYGTQNVRLSRDAIKDFDCCCLSLQPCRDPVVTPDGFLYEREAILEYMIRQKRDIARQTKAYERQRAQRRREREQRGRAGAEAAVRGFLETEGAIVSRSLPHGAAGPSAPPGPEPQALPSFWIPSLTPEADAGRLPKPDPVLRCPMSGRPLRRRDLVSVRFRAAEPGLERVALLTRRDRYVCAVTGDVLGNAVPCAVLRPSXGAAVVTLACVERLIRKDMRDPVSGAALAESDIIVLQRGGTGFAGSGICLEAKKSRPVMQA